The proteins below are encoded in one region of Gemmatimonadota bacterium:
- a CDS encoding HAD hydrolase family protein — translation MGRARKIKLLGFDVDGVLTDNAVFIGDVGGQRVEFKRFDIHDGLAHSLLKGNDIEVAWISGRQSEATTHRGQELRVPDVLQVISTTKVAHIEALLERKGLTWEQMAFVGDDLPDVPVFEKVGLAIAVANGRDEAKRAAHHVTESRGGHGAVREVVERLLKSRGTFEASVARYLGRPEWHA, via the coding sequence ATGGGCCGCGCCCGCAAGATCAAGCTGCTTGGCTTCGACGTCGACGGCGTCTTGACCGACAACGCCGTCTTCATCGGCGACGTCGGGGGGCAGCGCGTCGAGTTCAAGCGCTTCGACATTCATGATGGACTCGCCCATTCGCTCCTCAAGGGGAACGACATCGAGGTCGCCTGGATCAGCGGCCGGCAGTCCGAGGCCACCACGCACCGTGGCCAGGAGCTGCGCGTCCCCGACGTGCTGCAGGTGATTTCGACCACGAAGGTGGCCCACATCGAGGCACTGCTTGAGCGGAAGGGCCTCACGTGGGAGCAGATGGCGTTTGTCGGAGACGACCTTCCCGACGTGCCCGTCTTCGAGAAGGTCGGCCTCGCGATCGCCGTCGCCAATGGCCGTGACGAAGCGAAGCGCGCCGCCCATCACGTGACCGAGTCGCGCGGCGGCCATGGTGCCGTCCGCGAAGTCGTCGAACGGCTCCTCAAGAGCCGCGGCACCTTCGAGGCATCCGTCGCGCGCTACCTCGGCCGGCCTGAGTGGCACGCGTGA
- a CDS encoding CTP synthase: MTTPVRTTKYIFVTGGVVSSLGKGIAAASLGRLLVERGLSVTMMKFDPYINVDPGTMSPFQHGEVYVTDDGAETDLDLGHYERFIDRSLSQQNNITTGRIYQTVIGKERRGEYNGGTVQVIPHITDEIKSALRRTAPGHDVVLIEVGGTVGDIESLPFLEAIRQFRQDVGRENALFVHLTLVPWIAAAGELKTKPTQHSVRDLMQVGIQPDMLICRSERPLGADIKRKIALFCNVDFSAVIESPDVKSIYELPLRFSEQGFDREVCSRLRLETPEPDLSTWGAMVGRILEPQHRVRIAVVGKYTDLHDAYKSVGEALLHGGIPHNTGVSIEWLGSDRFTSPEAAGEILKDYDGLLVPGGFGERGVEGMIQAISWARQHELPFFGICLGLQVAIIEFARNVCGMTGTTSTEFAPDCPDPVIALMASQRDVKDLGGTMRLGAYAARLRAGSHAAEAYGTLEISERHRHRWEVNNAYRDVLAEHGLRLSGQSPDGGLVEMIELPNHPWFVGCQFHPELKSRPTRPHPLFAAFVGAALAKHTRSHG; the protein is encoded by the coding sequence ATGACCACTCCCGTCCGCACCACCAAGTACATCTTCGTCACTGGTGGCGTGGTCTCGTCATTGGGGAAGGGCATTGCCGCGGCCTCATTGGGACGGCTGCTCGTGGAGCGCGGGCTCTCGGTCACGATGATGAAGTTCGACCCGTACATCAACGTCGACCCGGGGACGATGTCGCCGTTCCAGCACGGCGAGGTCTACGTCACCGATGATGGTGCCGAGACCGACCTCGACCTCGGCCACTATGAACGCTTCATCGACCGCTCCCTCTCGCAGCAGAACAACATCACCACCGGCCGGATCTACCAGACCGTGATCGGCAAGGAACGCCGTGGCGAGTACAATGGCGGGACGGTGCAGGTGATTCCGCACATCACCGACGAGATCAAGAGCGCACTGCGCCGCACCGCGCCGGGCCACGACGTGGTGCTGATCGAGGTCGGTGGCACGGTCGGCGACATCGAGTCGCTGCCGTTCCTCGAGGCGATCCGGCAGTTCCGCCAGGATGTCGGCCGCGAGAATGCGCTGTTCGTGCACCTCACGCTGGTGCCGTGGATTGCCGCAGCCGGCGAGCTCAAGACCAAGCCGACGCAGCACTCGGTGCGCGACCTCATGCAGGTCGGTATCCAGCCCGACATGCTGATCTGCCGTAGCGAGCGGCCGCTCGGTGCCGACATCAAGCGGAAGATCGCGCTCTTCTGCAACGTCGACTTCTCCGCGGTGATCGAGTCGCCCGACGTGAAGAGCATCTATGAGCTGCCGCTGCGCTTCTCGGAGCAGGGCTTCGATCGCGAGGTCTGCTCGCGCCTCCGCCTCGAGACGCCGGAGCCGGACCTCAGCACCTGGGGGGCGATGGTCGGCCGGATCCTCGAGCCGCAGCATCGGGTGCGCATTGCCGTGGTCGGCAAGTACACCGACCTCCACGACGCCTACAAGTCGGTCGGCGAGGCCTTGTTGCACGGCGGCATCCCCCACAACACCGGCGTCTCGATCGAGTGGCTCGGCAGCGACCGCTTCACCTCACCCGAGGCGGCCGGCGAGATCCTCAAGGACTACGACGGACTGCTGGTGCCGGGCGGCTTCGGCGAGCGTGGCGTCGAGGGAATGATCCAGGCGATCAGCTGGGCGCGGCAGCATGAATTGCCGTTCTTCGGCATCTGCCTCGGCCTGCAGGTCGCGATCATCGAATTCGCCCGCAACGTCTGCGGTATGACGGGCACGACATCCACGGAGTTCGCGCCCGATTGCCCCGATCCCGTCATCGCCCTGATGGCGTCGCAGCGTGACGTGAAGGACCTGGGCGGGACGATGCGCCTCGGTGCGTATGCCGCCCGGCTTCGCGCCGGGAGCCACGCCGCCGAGGCGTACGGAACGCTCGAGATCTCGGAGCGGCATCGGCATCGGTGGGAGGTCAACAACGCCTACCGCGACGTGCTCGCGGAGCACGGCCTGCGACTCTCGGGGCAATCGCCCGACGGCGGGCTGGTCGAGATGATCGAATTGCCGAACCATCCGTGGTTCGTCGGCTGCCAGTTCCATCCGGAGCTGAAGAGCCGCCCGACGCGGCCGCACCCGCTCTTCGCGGCGTTCGTCGGCGCGGCACTCGCCAAGCACACCCGGAGCCACGGCTGA
- the kdsB gene encoding 3-deoxy-manno-octulosonate cytidylyltransferase — protein MPVLLVVPARVGSTRLPRKPLQLLGGAPLVARVIERARTVRGVDRLVLATDSEEIAEAVDPWGVEVVMTSADHESGTDRVAEVARHPVYSAYDIVVNLQGDEPFMPAEAVAGAIRKAQEGDDIGTAAAPLNPDLRHEPALVKVVCDANGRGLYFSRAAIPHVRDAADLAGTRWWQHLGVYAYRREALLRVTALPTCMLERAERLEQLRALDAGLTIGVALLDNPAPAGIDTPDDLAAAAVRWRELTEDSR, from the coding sequence GTGCCTGTCCTGCTTGTCGTGCCCGCTCGCGTCGGCTCGACGCGTCTCCCGAGAAAACCGTTGCAGCTCCTTGGTGGGGCCCCACTTGTGGCCCGCGTCATCGAGCGCGCCCGCACGGTCCGCGGCGTCGACCGCCTCGTGCTCGCCACCGACTCCGAAGAGATCGCCGAAGCTGTGGATCCGTGGGGGGTCGAGGTCGTCATGACTTCGGCCGATCATGAGAGCGGCACCGATCGCGTGGCCGAGGTCGCACGTCACCCGGTCTACTCGGCCTACGACATCGTGGTCAACCTGCAGGGCGACGAGCCGTTCATGCCCGCCGAGGCGGTCGCAGGCGCAATCCGGAAGGCCCAGGAAGGTGACGACATCGGCACGGCGGCCGCGCCGCTCAACCCCGACCTCCGCCACGAGCCGGCGCTGGTGAAGGTCGTCTGCGACGCCAATGGCCGGGGACTCTACTTCTCGCGTGCCGCGATCCCGCATGTCCGAGACGCCGCCGACCTCGCCGGCACCCGGTGGTGGCAGCACCTCGGTGTCTACGCCTACCGTCGGGAGGCGTTGCTCCGCGTGACCGCCCTCCCGACCTGCATGCTGGAACGCGCCGAGCGGCTGGAACAGCTCCGCGCCCTCGACGCCGGTCTCACGATCGGCGTTGCCCTGCTCGACAACCCGGCGCCTGCCGGGATTGATACCCCAGACGACCTGGCTGCCGCCGCCGTGCGGTGGCGCGAACTGACCGAGGATTCCCGATGA
- a CDS encoding aminodeoxychorismate/anthranilate synthase component II, translating into MILVLDNYDSFTWNLVQYLGELGAEPSVVRNDQVTVDEAIALRPAAILVSPGPCTPSEAGISVPLVRAAAAAGIPLLGVCLGHQAIGEAFGGTVVRADRLMHGKTSEIAHDGSRLFQDVAAPMSVMRYHSLVIDPPTVPAVLEVTAWTTDRPAGSEIMAVQHRTAPVWGVQFHPESVATPDGKRLLVNFLRLAGLDS; encoded by the coding sequence ATGATCCTCGTCCTCGACAACTACGACTCCTTCACCTGGAACCTGGTCCAGTACCTGGGCGAACTCGGCGCCGAGCCGTCGGTGGTCCGGAATGACCAGGTGACGGTCGACGAGGCCATCGCACTCCGTCCCGCGGCCATTCTGGTCTCACCGGGACCCTGCACGCCCTCGGAGGCCGGGATCTCGGTCCCGCTGGTTCGCGCCGCGGCCGCGGCCGGCATCCCGCTGCTCGGCGTTTGCCTCGGGCACCAGGCGATCGGCGAGGCTTTCGGGGGCACGGTGGTCCGGGCCGATCGCCTGATGCACGGGAAGACCAGCGAGATCGCCCACGACGGGTCGCGCCTCTTTCAGGACGTCGCCGCCCCGATGTCGGTGATGCGGTACCACTCGCTGGTGATCGACCCGCCGACGGTCCCCGCCGTCCTCGAGGTGACGGCCTGGACCACGGATCGGCCTGCCGGGAGCGAGATCATGGCGGTGCAGCACCGGACCGCCCCGGTCTGGGGCGTCCAGTTCCACCCGGAGTCGGTCGCGACGCCGGACGGGAAGCGGTTGCTGGTCAACTTCCTCCGCCTCGCGGGGCTTGACAGCTAA
- a CDS encoding DUF1801 domain-containing protein — protein sequence MRQPASTTIDEYLAKLPAAQRTVLQKLRKALHTEAPGAVESISYGLPTLKYQGKVLIYFGAATHHCAVYGVPALPAAATKAYDTSGKGTIRFSPDQPLTPALIQRIVATRLAQIEAKRR from the coding sequence ATGCGCCAACCCGCATCGACGACAATCGACGAGTACCTCGCGAAGCTTCCGGCGGCCCAGCGGACCGTGCTCCAGAAGCTCCGGAAGGCGCTTCACACCGAGGCCCCGGGCGCCGTCGAGTCGATCTCGTACGGCCTGCCGACCCTGAAGTATCAGGGGAAGGTGCTGATCTACTTCGGCGCGGCGACGCACCATTGCGCCGTGTACGGCGTACCGGCGCTCCCGGCCGCTGCGACCAAGGCCTACGACACCAGCGGCAAGGGGACGATTCGCTTCTCCCCCGACCAGCCGCTGACCCCTGCGCTGATTCAGCGCATCGTCGCCACCCGCCTCGCCCAGATCGAGGCAAAGCGGCGCTGA
- a CDS encoding sigma-70 family RNA polymerase sigma factor: MLQPPTEAEITAIYRETVVALYGFVSRRCGGERSLAEDITQEAWLRAVREWRRTGLPAVPLAWLTTVARNLLLNQLRKRTVLPIDAVPPGEILDALERDVVGDSTLIAVAVTDALTRLPPDEAQLLEAFHFERLRVARLAEVMGITERAVEGRLRRARERLRRELEPILPTIEGGLP; encoded by the coding sequence ATGCTCCAGCCACCGACCGAAGCCGAGATCACCGCCATCTACCGCGAGACGGTGGTGGCGTTGTACGGCTTTGTGTCCCGGCGCTGCGGCGGGGAGCGGTCACTCGCCGAGGACATCACCCAGGAGGCCTGGCTCCGTGCCGTGCGCGAGTGGCGCCGAACCGGACTCCCCGCTGTCCCGTTGGCGTGGCTGACGACCGTCGCCCGCAACCTCCTCCTCAATCAGCTCCGCAAGCGCACCGTGCTCCCGATCGACGCGGTGCCCCCGGGGGAGATCCTCGACGCGCTCGAGCGTGATGTCGTCGGGGATTCGACCCTGATTGCGGTCGCGGTGACCGATGCACTGACTCGACTTCCCCCGGACGAGGCCCAACTGCTCGAGGCCTTCCACTTCGAGCGACTCCGCGTGGCGCGACTCGCCGAGGTGATGGGGATTACCGAACGCGCGGTCGAAGGACGACTGCGACGCGCGCGCGAGCGGTTGCGGCGCGAACTCGAACCGATTCTGCCAACCATCGAAGGAGGGCTGCCATGA